A genomic segment from Nodularia sphaerocarpa UHCC 0038 encodes:
- the dndD gene encoding DNA sulfur modification protein DndD yields the protein MIFLELVLQNFGPYCGRQVINLDPKIDEENSYPIILLGGMNGGGKTTLMDAIRLALYGHRAQCSTRGNLSYNDFLNQCVNSHSSPIEDTRIELVFEHIENDQPVKYRVVRRWTKNPKDGKDQLGILDAQEWLDTALVNIWDEYIENLLPLGISNLFLFDGEQVKELAEQETPPSIVVDAIRGLLGLELAERLGGDLEIIVNRKRKEIADTQDLADLEEIEQELKLQQEEYQEVEVQLKELTANLGEAEKKQQEAVDNFISEGGKIAGDRTYLEKQKSQIVAESENSRQAMRGLAADILPLALIEPLLNQAYLQGQKEFRTQQAKVAYDLLLERDHRLIELIKQLTIADQQVEKIQEFIDEENNILKEDTTGEVWLLSDTETLHDLDNTIHHYLPHTKNATQKQLELHQTQEEEVITLERQIQTAASPEDYQRLVDELQAAQKEVAEAQAACEIAKQNLNELDNQIRTTKKTLEKYTETNIDRKYNEHIITATAKVQDTLKLFREKLTLRKLNKLEVEVTECFRYLLHKSDLVHRVAIHTDSFSLSLYDFNGKAVPKHRLSAGEKQLLAIAFLWGLARVSGHRLPVAIDTPLGRLDSSHRGNLVERYFPSASHQVILLSTDTEIGKHEVETLRNNEAIAREYLLKYDSSTRQTTIIENKYFW from the coding sequence ATGATATTTCTTGAACTCGTATTACAAAACTTTGGACCTTACTGTGGTCGTCAGGTCATCAACCTTGATCCAAAAATTGATGAAGAAAATTCCTATCCAATTATCCTCTTAGGTGGAATGAATGGGGGCGGAAAAACTACGCTGATGGATGCAATTCGCCTAGCATTATATGGTCATCGCGCCCAATGTTCCACCCGTGGGAACTTGAGTTATAATGACTTTCTCAACCAATGCGTTAATAGTCACAGTTCACCCATTGAAGATACTCGCATTGAATTGGTTTTTGAACATATTGAAAATGACCAACCAGTAAAATATAGAGTTGTCCGGCGTTGGACAAAAAACCCTAAAGATGGTAAAGACCAATTAGGAATTTTAGATGCTCAAGAATGGCTGGATACTGCTTTAGTTAATATTTGGGATGAGTATATAGAAAATCTCTTACCTTTAGGGATTTCTAATCTGTTTCTATTTGATGGTGAACAAGTTAAGGAACTCGCAGAACAAGAAACACCTCCATCGATTGTAGTTGATGCAATTCGCGGACTTTTAGGTTTAGAATTAGCTGAACGTTTAGGCGGTGATTTAGAAATTATCGTTAACCGTAAAAGAAAAGAAATTGCTGATACTCAAGACTTGGCTGATTTAGAAGAAATTGAACAAGAACTAAAGCTACAACAAGAGGAATATCAGGAAGTTGAAGTTCAATTAAAGGAACTTACTGCTAATTTGGGAGAAGCGGAAAAGAAGCAGCAAGAAGCTGTGGATAATTTCATCTCTGAAGGTGGTAAAATTGCAGGCGATCGCACTTATTTAGAAAAACAAAAATCTCAAATAGTTGCTGAGTCAGAAAATAGCCGTCAAGCTATGCGCGGTTTAGCTGCGGATATTTTACCGTTAGCTTTAATTGAACCTTTGCTAAATCAAGCTTATCTCCAAGGACAAAAAGAATTTCGGACTCAACAAGCCAAGGTCGCTTATGATTTATTATTAGAACGAGATCACCGCTTAATTGAATTAATTAAACAATTAACTATTGCTGATCAACAAGTTGAGAAAATTCAAGAATTTATCGACGAAGAAAATAATATCCTCAAGGAAGATACCACAGGGGAAGTTTGGCTATTATCTGATACAGAAACCCTGCATGATTTAGATAATACTATTCATCATTATTTACCTCATACAAAAAACGCTACCCAGAAGCAGCTAGAACTACACCAAACTCAAGAAGAAGAAGTTATTACCCTAGAAAGACAAATTCAAACAGCCGCATCTCCAGAAGATTATCAAAGGCTGGTAGATGAATTGCAAGCAGCACAAAAAGAAGTTGCAGAAGCGCAAGCTGCTTGTGAAATAGCCAAACAAAATTTAAACGAATTAGACAATCAAATTCGGACTACTAAAAAAACTTTAGAAAAATATACAGAAACCAATATTGATCGCAAATATAACGAACATATTATTACGGCAACGGCTAAAGTTCAAGATACACTCAAACTTTTCCGAGAGAAACTGACTCTCCGCAAACTGAATAAATTAGAAGTTGAAGTTACAGAATGTTTTCGCTATCTGCTGCATAAATCAGATTTAGTGCATCGCGTCGCCATTCATACCGATAGCTTCAGCCTGTCACTGTATGATTTTAATGGTAAAGCAGTTCCCAAACATCGACTTTCAGCCGGCGAAAAGCAACTTTTAGCGATCGCCTTCCTCTGGGGACTGGCGCGAGTCTCTGGACACCGCTTACCTGTAGCCATAGACACGCCTCTGGGGAGATTAGATTCATCCCACCGGGGAAACCTCGTAGAACGCTATTTTCCATCTGCTAGTCATCAAGTAATACTGTTGTCTACTGATACTGAAATTGGTAAACATGAAGTAGAAACACTGAGAAATAATGAGGCGATCGCCCGCGAATATCTGCTCAAATACGACTCCTCCACCCGCCAAACCACAATCATAGAAAATAAATATTTTTGGTAG
- the dndC gene encoding DNA phosphorothioation system sulfurtransferase DndC encodes MTTAQKPEKKGQQKRTVADLVDDIQALTTEIQELYCLDEIPWVIGYSGGKDSTATLQLVWNAIAALPPERRAKTIYVITTDTLVENPIVAAWVRNSLKQMKSEAQAQELPFEPHLLQPEAKETFWVGLIGKGYPAPRGKFRWCTERLKINPSNRFIRDVIRSSGEAIVVLGTRKAESTKRANRMKKLEVHRVRDHLSPNMNLPNSLVYSPIEDWENDEVWIYLMQWENPWNYSNKDLFDIYRGASADNECPLVVDTTTPSCGGSRFGCWVCTLVSQDRSLAAMIQNDEEKEWMQPFLDFRKELDVEENRKRRDFRRRNGDVQLYERNLEGEVSVEPIPGPYLKEAREDWLRKLLTMEQEIRRTAPENMRDITLITLEELSEIRRIWLEERHEFDDSLPRIYQEVTGEVFKDPRPGAGYSLLGSDEWEVLEEICGDDAMHLELMSKLLDTERQYRKKGRRVGIYDSLEKCFVTSSHSPEEAIKNAHLKRDLKTAIDQGDVKKVKQLTLGDAVDESDDASDKPPSWGSMKFKKS; translated from the coding sequence ATGACTACAGCACAAAAACCAGAAAAAAAAGGTCAGCAAAAGCGTACTGTAGCAGATTTAGTGGATGATATCCAAGCGCTAACGACTGAAATTCAAGAATTGTATTGTTTAGACGAGATACCCTGGGTGATTGGTTATTCAGGTGGTAAGGACAGTACAGCAACTTTACAGCTGGTTTGGAATGCGATCGCCGCACTCCCTCCAGAGCGAAGAGCGAAGACAATCTATGTTATCACTACTGATACCCTGGTAGAAAATCCTATAGTTGCTGCATGGGTACGTAATTCTCTCAAACAGATGAAATCTGAAGCCCAAGCGCAAGAATTACCATTTGAACCGCATCTATTACAACCAGAGGCTAAAGAAACATTTTGGGTAGGTTTAATTGGGAAAGGCTACCCAGCACCCAGAGGAAAGTTTCGCTGGTGTACAGAACGCCTTAAAATTAATCCTTCTAATCGCTTTATTCGTGATGTTATCCGCAGCAGTGGTGAAGCCATTGTGGTATTAGGTACTCGCAAAGCTGAAAGTACAAAACGGGCTAACAGAATGAAAAAACTGGAAGTTCATCGGGTACGCGATCATCTTAGTCCTAATATGAATTTGCCAAACTCTCTAGTTTATAGCCCTATTGAAGATTGGGAAAATGATGAGGTTTGGATTTATTTAATGCAGTGGGAAAACCCTTGGAATTATAGCAATAAAGACTTATTCGACATCTATAGAGGTGCGTCTGCTGATAATGAATGTCCTTTAGTCGTGGATACCACTACTCCTAGTTGTGGTGGTTCGCGTTTTGGTTGCTGGGTTTGTACATTAGTGAGTCAAGATAGATCCCTAGCGGCGATGATTCAAAATGATGAAGAAAAAGAGTGGATGCAACCTTTCCTCGATTTTCGCAAAGAATTAGATGTTGAAGAGAACCGCAAGCGACGAGATTTTAGACGTAGAAATGGGGATGTTCAACTGTATGAGCGCAACTTAGAAGGTGAAGTATCAGTTGAGCCGATTCCTGGTCCCTATCTGAAAGAAGCGCGTGAGGACTGGCTGAGAAAGCTGTTGACAATGGAACAAGAAATCCGGCGTACAGCACCAGAAAATATGCGCGATATTACTCTCATAACTCTAGAGGAACTGAGCGAAATTCGCCGGATTTGGTTAGAAGAAAGACACGAATTTGATGATAGTTTACCCCGGATTTATCAAGAAGTGACTGGTGAAGTATTTAAAGACCCTCGTCCTGGTGCTGGCTATAGTCTACTGGGTAGCGATGAATGGGAAGTGCTAGAGGAAATTTGTGGCGATGATGCTATGCACTTAGAACTGATGTCTAAGCTGTTAGACACAGAACGCCAGTACAGGAAAAAAGGTCGTCGTGTGGGAATATATGACAGTTTAGAAAAATGTTTTGTCACCAGTTCCCATTCTCCAGAGGAAGCGATTAAAAATGCTCATTTGAAACGTGATTTAAAAACAGCCATTGACCAAGGGGATGTGAAAAAGGTCAAGCAGTTGACTTTGGGCGATGCTGTGGATGAAAGCGACGACGCAAGCGATAAACCGCCAAGTTGGGGAAGTATGAAGTTTAAAAAGAGTTAA
- the dndE gene encoding DNA sulfur modification protein DndE, with product MESPIERIKLSQTAKDQLLKLRRTTKIDQWNILCRWAFCRSLAEPTAPSPVPIPQDSNVEMTWRVFGGEMSDILLLALKQRCHNDGYPIDKDSLASQFRLHLHRGIGYLAGDPNIKKIEDLIQLAVNKI from the coding sequence ATGGAATCTCCAATCGAAAGAATTAAACTCTCTCAAACAGCCAAAGACCAACTTCTTAAACTCAGACGCACTACAAAGATTGACCAATGGAACATTTTATGCCGTTGGGCGTTTTGTCGTTCCCTCGCTGAACCAACCGCACCCTCACCTGTACCAATTCCCCAAGATAGCAACGTGGAAATGACCTGGCGCGTATTTGGCGGCGAAATGTCCGATATCCTCCTCCTCGCCCTTAAACAACGCTGTCACAACGACGGCTACCCCATTGATAAAGACAGCCTCGCTAGCCAATTTCGCCTGCATTTGCATCGGGGAATTGGTTACTTAGCCGGTGATCCAAATATCAAGAAAATTGAAGATTTAATCCAACTGGCGGTGAACAAGATATAA
- a CDS encoding DNA phosphorothioation-associated putative methyltransferase, whose amino-acid sequence MPESYLEIERHRAAIARNDISRPVRLAIEWAILHQETSFFDYGCGYGGDVQRVGNLGYTSAGWDPYYFPHETMTAADVVNLGYVLNVIEDQEERRQSLIHAWELTQQVLIVSAQVLINAPSKAQLAYSDGIVTRRNTFQKYYEQQELKTYIEEILNVDAVPVALGVYFVFRDDAAKESFKAIRFFSSTATPRVRVPSKRFEDYQEQLQPLMDFFAKRGRLPVKGELANQAELLSEFGNFRRAFNVVLQATDEAEWDAIAYRRSLDIQVYLALSHFDQRPSWQKLAPEMRHDIKAFFGNYEEACQVADQKLFSLGNPKVVQTACEKSKIGKHTRGALYVHVSALAALDPLLRIYESCASRTIGRVDGATLIKYNIDKPQISYLFYPDFDSDPHPALKASITIDLKTLYITHRDYADRANPPILHRKENFVTPNYPRYEEFAQLTQQEQQLGLLQHKSEIGTRAGWEKCLAAQGVEIKGHQIQQIQEN is encoded by the coding sequence ATGCCAGAGAGCTACTTAGAAATCGAGCGTCATCGAGCTGCGATCGCTCGTAATGATATATCTCGCCCCGTGCGGTTGGCAATAGAATGGGCTATCCTTCATCAGGAAACCTCATTCTTTGATTACGGCTGCGGCTACGGTGGTGATGTCCAGCGCGTAGGCAATTTAGGCTACACTAGCGCTGGCTGGGACCCTTATTATTTTCCCCATGAAACCATGACCGCCGCCGATGTGGTCAATTTGGGTTATGTCCTGAATGTGATTGAAGACCAAGAGGAACGCCGCCAAAGTCTCATCCATGCTTGGGAACTTACTCAACAGGTTTTAATTGTCTCGGCTCAAGTATTAATTAATGCCCCCAGCAAGGCACAACTTGCTTACAGCGATGGTATTGTGACTCGCCGCAACACGTTTCAGAAATATTATGAACAACAAGAACTTAAAACTTACATAGAGGAGATTCTCAATGTCGATGCAGTACCTGTAGCGTTGGGTGTGTATTTTGTCTTTCGTGATGACGCTGCAAAAGAAAGTTTCAAAGCTATCCGCTTCTTTTCTAGCACTGCTACACCGAGAGTTCGTGTCCCCAGCAAGCGATTTGAAGACTACCAAGAGCAACTGCAACCACTGATGGACTTTTTTGCCAAACGGGGCAGATTACCCGTTAAAGGTGAATTAGCCAACCAAGCAGAATTACTGAGTGAATTTGGTAACTTTCGTCGCGCTTTTAATGTGGTGTTGCAAGCTACCGATGAAGCCGAATGGGATGCGATCGCCTATCGTCGTTCTTTAGATATCCAAGTATATCTTGCCCTCAGCCACTTTGACCAACGACCGTCATGGCAAAAATTAGCGCCAGAAATGCGTCACGATATCAAAGCCTTTTTCGGTAACTACGAAGAAGCCTGTCAAGTAGCCGACCAAAAACTGTTCAGCTTAGGTAATCCCAAAGTTGTGCAAACAGCTTGTGAAAAAAGCAAAATTGGTAAACACACCCGTGGCGCACTTTACGTTCATGTTTCGGCACTCGCAGCCCTTGATCCCTTATTACGAATTTATGAAAGCTGTGCTAGCCGCACCATTGGGCGTGTAGATGGAGCGACATTAATCAAATACAATATCGACAAACCGCAAATATCCTATTTGTTTTACCCAGATTTTGACAGTGATCCCCATCCAGCCTTAAAAGCCAGTATCACTATTGACTTAAAAACTTTATACATTACTCACCGTGATTATGCAGATAGAGCTAATCCGCCAATTCTGCACCGCAAAGAAAATTTTGTCACTCCCAATTACCCCCGCTATGAGGAATTTGCTCAACTCACCCAACAGGAACAGCAATTAGGACTACTCCAGCATAAAAGTGAAATAGGGACTCGTGCAGGTTGGGAAAAATGCCTCGCTGCACAAGGCGTAGAAATCAAAGGTCATCAAATTCAGCAAATTCAGGAAAATTAA
- a CDS encoding type II toxin-antitoxin system PemK/MazF family toxin, with product MSIERGQIYFVNLNPVIGREQSGTRPVLVLSVDAINQLPLVVTVVVGTKGTNIKRDYPTNIRVSPSDSGLLIETVFLCFQIRSLDPNRFAAKSTGKISDSKMLEVEAAVRYCLGL from the coding sequence GTGAGTATTGAGAGAGGGCAAATTTATTTTGTAAATCTTAATCCGGTTATAGGTCGAGAACAGTCAGGTACAAGACCTGTATTAGTTCTATCTGTAGACGCTATTAACCAATTACCTTTGGTAGTGACTGTAGTTGTAGGGACGAAAGGCACAAATATTAAGCGCGATTATCCTACTAATATTAGAGTATCTCCCAGTGACAGTGGACTGTTGATAGAAACTGTATTTTTATGTTTTCAAATTCGTTCTTTAGATCCAAATCGCTTTGCTGCTAAATCAACTGGCAAAATTTCTGATTCTAAGATGCTTGAAGTTGAAGCGGCGGTTCGTTACTGTTTGGGTTTATGA
- the tnpA gene encoding IS200/IS605 family transposase, which translates to MRANFTELYLHYVCATWDRLPLITPDIQQLVYAAIVGECERLKCTVIAIGGVEDHVHLLTGFPATVSVSELIKQIKGSSSHFITHEVKPDEFFKWQGSYGAFTVSHDAIDNVANYIRNQGIHHSEKSIIPLWELT; encoded by the coding sequence ATGAGAGCAAATTTTACGGAATTGTATTTACATTATGTTTGTGCAACATGGGATAGATTACCGCTAATTACACCTGATATTCAACAATTAGTTTATGCGGCAATTGTTGGAGAATGTGAACGATTAAAATGCACGGTTATTGCTATCGGTGGTGTTGAGGATCATGTTCATCTTTTAACAGGTTTTCCAGCAACTGTTAGTGTATCGGAATTGATTAAACAAATTAAAGGTAGTTCTTCTCATTTTATTACTCATGAAGTTAAGCCAGATGAATTTTTTAAATGGCAAGGTAGTTATGGAGCATTTACTGTTAGTCATGATGCTATTGACAACGTAGCTAATTATATTAGAAACCAAGGCATACACCATAGTGAAAAATCTATCATTCCTTTATGGGAACTTACTTAA